In Phalacrocorax aristotelis chromosome 6, bGulAri2.1, whole genome shotgun sequence, one DNA window encodes the following:
- the SPATA46 gene encoding spermatogenesis-associated protein 46 — MGITKAVGAAPVSASSASPLLPPYQCSSLWDSSSGLLACSPTALLGSKLPAHTCTIYWPWFSPYRYFMGTKGAAQQHLGSPSSLATSTWETEEPSDLLEIVCSSDKLQLPERDRLASGRASITVQGILTASQWQPVPQYSYPCMPCCCVFPTLWSVKTHTQHGSQEGYSCKGYYRRLKGLWEKEHKEQEAAAPRVPV; from the exons ATGG GAATCACCAAAGCTGTGGGTGCTGCCCCCGTGAGTGCCAGCTCAGCTTCCCCATTGCTGCCCCCATACCAGTGCAGCTCTCTGTGGGACAGCTCCAGTGGACTGCTGG cctgcagccccacagccctgctgggcAGCAAGCTCCCTGCCCACACCTGTACCATCTACTGGCCCTGGTTCTCACCCTACAGGTACTTCATGGGCACCAAAggagctgcccagcagcaccTGGGCAGCCCCTCCAGCTTGGCCACCAGCACCTGGGAGACTGAGGAGCCCAGTGACCTCTTGGAGATTGTCTGCTCCTCAGACAAGCTCCAGCTCCCTGAGAGGGACAGGTTGGCCAGCGGCAGAGCCAGCATCACTGTCCAGGGCATCCTCACTGCTTCCCAGTGGCAGCCGGTGCCCCAGTACAGCTACCCGTGCATGCCATGCTGCTGTGTCTTCCCAACACTGTGGTCAGTCAAGACCCACACCCAGCACGGCTCCCAAGAGGGCTACAGCTGCAAGGGGTACTACCGCAGGCTCAAGGGCCTGTGGGAGAAGGAGCATAaggagcaggaggctgcagctcccagggTGCCTGTGTAG